One Mycobacteroides salmoniphilum DNA segment encodes these proteins:
- a CDS encoding PLP-dependent aminotransferase family protein — MSDRVVLADTLARHLGQWRTAGSAGPAYGALADAIRLLVIDGRLPLGARIPSERALASALHVSRTTVTAAYAELRENGYLRGRQGARSTTALPGPDRSHSATTGLASAMIDLQNAATAAPAAAVLEAYQLALIKLPTHLRGIGHELVGIPELRPRIAEHFSRRGLPTAEDQIMVTCGAQQAIALLLGAFVEPGDRVLVEQPSYHGALDAITQRGARPVPVPMHTHEGESGWDMTGMETTIRQTAPNLAYLVLDNHNPTGLTMPLAQRKILADIISQTRTRTIVDESLVGSWHVAPTPAPMASLVARPDLVVTIGSMSKSFWGGMRVGWIRADRTTIARLAAVRAAMDTGTPILEQLAAAELLERADEVEATQRETLRARRALVVAELHRRLPDWELQEAEGGLCIWARLPAPMSTALAAAAARLGVRIAAGPRFGVGGSLERFVRVPFTQHDDQLLRGVELLAQAWHTVTGAAPLADSAMVG, encoded by the coding sequence ATGTCTGATCGCGTCGTCCTTGCCGACACCCTGGCCCGTCACCTCGGCCAATGGCGCACCGCGGGCTCTGCGGGCCCCGCGTACGGAGCGCTGGCGGACGCTATCCGGCTACTCGTCATCGACGGGCGGCTACCCCTTGGCGCCCGCATCCCCAGCGAACGAGCATTGGCGAGTGCCCTGCATGTCAGCCGCACCACTGTGACCGCCGCGTACGCGGAACTGCGCGAGAACGGATACCTGCGCGGCCGCCAGGGAGCGCGCAGCACCACTGCTCTGCCCGGCCCCGACCGATCACATTCGGCCACAACGGGATTGGCGAGCGCGATGATCGACCTGCAAAATGCCGCCACCGCCGCACCGGCCGCCGCGGTACTGGAGGCGTATCAGCTGGCCCTGATCAAACTGCCGACCCACCTTCGGGGAATCGGTCATGAACTGGTGGGCATTCCGGAGCTGCGCCCCCGCATCGCCGAGCACTTCTCTCGGCGCGGCCTGCCCACCGCAGAGGACCAGATCATGGTGACGTGCGGCGCCCAGCAGGCCATCGCGCTACTCCTCGGCGCTTTCGTGGAGCCCGGCGACAGAGTCCTGGTGGAGCAGCCGAGTTACCACGGTGCGCTCGATGCGATCACCCAACGTGGTGCACGCCCTGTTCCGGTACCGATGCACACCCACGAAGGCGAGTCGGGCTGGGATATGACCGGCATGGAGACCACCATCCGTCAAACGGCTCCAAACCTGGCCTACCTGGTGCTGGACAATCACAACCCCACCGGCCTCACCATGCCACTTGCACAACGAAAAATATTGGCGGACATCATCTCTCAGACTAGAACCCGCACGATCGTCGACGAGTCACTCGTTGGATCCTGGCATGTGGCACCCACGCCCGCGCCGATGGCCTCGCTGGTGGCGCGTCCCGATCTGGTGGTCACCATCGGGTCCATGTCGAAATCGTTCTGGGGCGGCATGCGCGTCGGCTGGATTCGCGCCGACCGCACCACCATCGCCCGGCTCGCCGCGGTGCGCGCGGCCATGGACACCGGAACACCGATCCTCGAACAGCTGGCCGCCGCCGAGCTGCTGGAACGTGCGGACGAGGTGGAAGCCACGCAGCGAGAGACCCTTCGCGCACGGCGCGCCCTGGTGGTGGCCGAGCTGCACCGGCGACTCCCCGATTGGGAGCTACAGGAAGCCGAAGGCGGACTGTGCATCTGGGCCCGGCTACCCGCTCCGATGAGTACCGCGCTCGCGGCCGCCGCCGCGCGCCTCGGGGTCCGCATTGCTGCCGGCCCACGGTTCGGGGTCGGCGGTTCACTGGAACGTTTTGTGCGGGTTCCCTTCACTCAGCACGACGATCAGTTGTTACGCGGTGTGGAGCTACTTGCCCAGGCCTGGCACACCGTGACCGGTGCTGCACCGCTTGCCGATTCGGCGATGGTGGGCTGA
- a CDS encoding PQQ-binding-like beta-propeller repeat protein has product MLSRARVLASIAFATLLTVTGCSGDDSWINIKAAPGWSATYADAHNSSYTPTEGARELTLEWSRNTKGQIRSAAAIGIDNFVAVSADTQSGCTLMEWENDKAARQRWCTRMVTGSPWSGPLSDGYNNIYMGQPGAVVSFPPTQWIRWRKPVIGAPTTPKIVEPGRLLVVTHLGQILIFDAQRGEVVGTPMDLLEGVDPADPRRGLDDCEAARPQCPISASPAYDPETGTIVTTLWQPGKPVPVLLGITYDADGKITLKHKWANKIIDEGVIGSPVMSHDGETVYINDRKGSLHAMHTFDGSQKWSVPLGFNATTPPSVAPDGTIIAGTGDKATLVGIKDSGTKGEIAWRRDDLAPLSTSSQAAGNVGYAVVRDGDKGLALVVFNTPDGATINRYPLPDATGFPVGISIGPDQRVIVTLSEGLVYGFRPGT; this is encoded by the coding sequence GTGCTTTCCCGGGCACGAGTACTCGCGAGCATTGCTTTCGCGACACTCCTCACCGTCACCGGATGTTCCGGGGATGATTCCTGGATCAACATCAAGGCGGCGCCCGGCTGGTCCGCCACCTACGCCGATGCGCACAACAGCAGCTACACGCCCACCGAGGGCGCTCGCGAGCTGACCCTGGAGTGGAGCCGGAACACCAAGGGCCAGATACGCAGTGCCGCGGCCATCGGTATCGACAACTTCGTCGCCGTCAGCGCCGACACCCAGTCCGGTTGCACGCTCATGGAGTGGGAGAACGATAAGGCTGCCCGCCAGCGCTGGTGTACCCGGATGGTCACCGGAAGCCCGTGGTCAGGACCGCTCTCCGACGGCTACAACAACATTTACATGGGTCAGCCCGGCGCCGTGGTGTCGTTCCCGCCCACCCAGTGGATTCGGTGGCGCAAGCCCGTCATCGGCGCACCGACCACGCCCAAGATCGTCGAGCCCGGACGGCTTCTCGTTGTCACGCACCTCGGCCAGATACTGATCTTCGACGCCCAGCGCGGCGAGGTCGTGGGTACCCCCATGGATCTGCTCGAAGGGGTCGACCCTGCCGATCCACGACGCGGCCTGGATGATTGCGAGGCGGCGAGGCCCCAATGCCCGATATCCGCCTCCCCCGCCTACGATCCGGAGACCGGCACGATTGTCACCACGCTGTGGCAGCCGGGCAAACCGGTACCGGTGCTGCTGGGAATCACCTACGACGCCGACGGCAAGATCACTTTGAAACACAAGTGGGCCAACAAGATCATCGATGAAGGCGTGATCGGCTCCCCCGTGATGTCCCACGATGGCGAGACGGTCTACATCAACGACCGCAAGGGTTCGCTACACGCGATGCACACGTTCGATGGCAGCCAGAAATGGTCGGTGCCCTTGGGATTCAACGCCACGACGCCACCCTCTGTTGCACCGGACGGGACCATCATCGCCGGAACCGGCGACAAGGCCACCCTGGTGGGGATCAAGGACTCCGGCACCAAGGGTGAAATCGCCTGGCGTCGCGATGATCTCGCTCCGCTCTCGACATCGAGTCAGGCCGCAGGAAACGTGGGCTATGCCGTTGTTAGAGACGGAGACAAGGGGCTGGCTCTGGTGGTGTTCAACACCCCGGACGGAGCCACCATCAACCGGTACCCGCTGCCCGATGCCACAGGCTTCCCGGTCGGCATCTCGATCGGACCCGATCAGCGGGTGATCGTCACGTTGAGCGAGGGTCTGGTGTACGGGTTCCGCCCGGGGACCTAG
- a CDS encoding acyltransferase → MTTMWGAPLHKRWRGQRLRDPAQAKFLTKASLRWVIANKAYTPWYLVRYWRLLKFKLSNPHIVTRGMLFLGKNVEIHCTPELARMEIGRWVHIGDGNSLRAHEGSLRLGDKVVFGKDNVVNAYIDIEFGDSALMADWCYVCDFDHRMDDITYPIKDQGIAKSPVRIGPDTWIATKVTVLRDTIVGRGCVLGAHAVVKGVIPDYSIAVGAPARVVKNRKVAWDASAAQRAQLAEALADIERKKAAASSPE, encoded by the coding sequence ATGACGACGATGTGGGGCGCTCCCCTGCACAAGCGGTGGCGCGGACAGCGCCTACGCGACCCAGCACAGGCTAAATTCCTGACCAAGGCCTCATTGCGATGGGTGATCGCGAACAAGGCATACACGCCGTGGTACCTGGTGCGGTACTGGCGCCTGCTCAAGTTCAAGCTTTCCAACCCGCACATCGTCACGCGCGGCATGCTGTTCCTCGGCAAGAACGTCGAGATTCACTGCACACCCGAGCTGGCCCGGATGGAGATCGGCAGATGGGTGCATATCGGCGACGGAAACTCGCTGCGTGCCCATGAGGGGTCCCTACGTCTGGGCGACAAGGTGGTGTTCGGTAAGGACAACGTCGTCAACGCCTACATCGACATCGAGTTCGGCGACTCCGCCCTCATGGCCGACTGGTGCTACGTGTGTGATTTCGACCATCGCATGGACGACATCACCTACCCGATCAAGGACCAGGGCATCGCTAAATCTCCGGTGCGCATCGGGCCGGACACCTGGATCGCCACCAAGGTGACGGTCCTTCGGGACACGATCGTTGGCCGCGGCTGCGTGCTCGGTGCCCACGCCGTGGTCAAGGGTGTGATCCCGGACTATTCGATCGCCGTCGGGGCGCCGGCCAGGGTCGTCAAGAACCGGAAGGTGGCCTGGGACGCCTCGGCCGCGCAGCGTGCGCAACTTGCCGAGGCGCTGGCCGATATTGAACGCAAGAAGGCGGCCGCTAGCTCACCGGAGTGA
- a CDS encoding class I SAM-dependent methyltransferase: MTEISEPTTKATAEQVAAAFEDNKLAQILYHDWEAETYDEKWSISYDQRCIDYARGRFDAIVPAEDQRELPYDRALELGCGTGFFLLNLMQSGVARRGSVTDLSPGMVKVATRTGKELGLDVDGRVADAERIPYDDNTFDLVVGHAVLHHIPDVELSLREVLRVLKPGGRFIFAGEPTTVGNLYARALANLTWKATVQAMKLPGLESWRRPQEELDENSRAAALEWVVDLHTFDPADLEKMATNAGAVAVRTASEEFTAAMLGWPVRTFESTVPPGKLGWGWAKFAFGGWKALSWVDENVWRHVVPKGWYYNVMITGLKSS, from the coding sequence ATGACGGAGATTTCCGAGCCGACGACCAAGGCCACTGCGGAGCAGGTCGCTGCCGCTTTTGAGGACAACAAACTCGCCCAGATCCTCTATCACGACTGGGAAGCGGAGACCTACGACGAGAAGTGGTCCATCTCGTACGACCAGCGCTGCATCGATTACGCCCGCGGACGGTTCGACGCCATCGTGCCCGCCGAGGACCAGCGCGAGCTGCCGTATGACCGTGCCCTGGAGCTCGGGTGTGGCACCGGTTTCTTCCTGCTGAACCTGATGCAGTCGGGCGTCGCGCGCCGTGGTTCGGTCACCGACCTGTCGCCAGGCATGGTCAAGGTCGCCACCCGCACCGGCAAGGAGCTGGGCCTGGACGTCGACGGCCGGGTCGCCGATGCCGAGCGGATTCCTTACGACGACAACACCTTCGATCTGGTGGTGGGCCATGCCGTGTTGCACCACATTCCCGATGTCGAGCTGTCGCTGCGTGAGGTGCTGCGGGTGCTCAAGCCCGGTGGACGGTTCATCTTCGCCGGCGAGCCCACCACGGTCGGGAACCTGTACGCGCGCGCGCTCGCGAATCTGACGTGGAAGGCCACGGTCCAGGCGATGAAGCTGCCGGGATTGGAGAGCTGGCGGCGTCCGCAGGAGGAACTCGACGAGAATTCGCGTGCCGCGGCCCTGGAATGGGTCGTTGACCTGCACACGTTTGATCCTGCCGACCTCGAGAAGATGGCCACCAACGCCGGTGCCGTTGCGGTGCGGACGGCCAGCGAGGAATTCACCGCCGCCATGCTGGGCTGGCCGGTGCGCACGTTCGAGTCGACGGTGCCGCCGGGCAAGTTGGGCTGGGGCTGGGCGAAGTTCGCGTTCGGTGGTTGGAAGGCGCTCAGCTGGGTCGACGAGAACGTGTGGCGTCATGTGGTGCCGAAGGGCTGGTACTACAACGTGATGATCACCGGGCTCAAGTCCTCGTAA
- a CDS encoding THUMP-like domain-containing protein codes for MFELPDVAYLSSEAGSADLARASAYTFATGTLVADTTALRTEFGDRAAVLAQTVQLRRKAMAKLGDVRDWLFTDDALQQATPAAVARHRAGRLTGRVVHDVTCSVGTELAALDGVAATVIGSDLDPVRTAMARHNIGNQVLVCRADALAPSSRAEVVIADPGRRAGGRRRFDPSAYSPPLDAVLRTYADRDLVVKCAPGLDFTDLREQTGFAGEVEVVSLDGGVREACLWSVGLARAHRRATVLTTAGAGYQLTDADPDDCAVADAGEWIIDPDGAVVRAGLVRQYAARHGLWQLDPRIAYLSGDSVPAGVQGYRVLDVLAYSEKRLRQALAARDCGSVEITVRGVDLDPAVLRTRLKLRGGVALSVVITRVGSGATAFVCEARSPGGTRTPDPRST; via the coding sequence GTGTTCGAGCTTCCCGACGTCGCATATCTGTCGTCGGAGGCGGGCAGTGCGGACCTGGCGCGGGCCTCCGCGTACACCTTCGCGACGGGCACTCTGGTGGCCGATACGACGGCCCTGCGCACCGAATTCGGCGACCGCGCCGCTGTCTTGGCGCAGACCGTGCAGCTGCGCCGTAAGGCGATGGCCAAGCTGGGCGATGTGCGTGACTGGCTGTTCACCGATGACGCGCTACAGCAGGCGACGCCCGCCGCGGTGGCGCGACACCGGGCCGGGCGATTGACCGGGCGGGTGGTTCATGATGTGACGTGCTCGGTGGGGACCGAGCTCGCGGCCCTCGACGGCGTTGCCGCCACGGTCATCGGCAGCGATCTCGATCCGGTGCGAACGGCAATGGCGCGCCACAACATCGGCAACCAGGTTCTGGTGTGTCGGGCGGATGCGCTGGCACCATCCAGCCGTGCCGAGGTGGTGATCGCCGATCCGGGGCGCCGCGCCGGCGGGCGCCGACGGTTCGATCCGTCGGCCTACTCACCGCCCCTGGACGCGGTGCTGCGCACATACGCCGATCGCGATCTGGTCGTCAAATGCGCTCCGGGACTGGACTTCACCGATCTGCGGGAACAGACCGGGTTTGCCGGTGAGGTCGAGGTTGTGTCGCTCGACGGGGGCGTCCGCGAGGCATGTCTGTGGTCGGTGGGGTTGGCTCGGGCACACCGGCGCGCCACCGTGCTCACCACGGCCGGTGCCGGCTATCAGCTGACCGATGCCGACCCCGATGACTGTGCGGTCGCCGACGCGGGCGAGTGGATCATCGACCCCGACGGCGCAGTCGTGCGCGCCGGTCTGGTGCGGCAATACGCTGCGCGGCATGGGTTGTGGCAGTTGGATCCCCGTATCGCCTACCTGTCGGGGGATTCGGTGCCTGCCGGTGTGCAGGGCTATCGGGTGCTCGATGTGCTCGCGTACAGCGAGAAGCGGCTGCGTCAGGCGCTCGCCGCTCGCGATTGTGGGTCCGTGGAGATCACCGTGCGCGGGGTCGATCTCGACCCGGCGGTGCTGCGCACCCGGCTGAAGTTGCGCGGCGGTGTGGCGCTATCGGTCGTCATCACCCGGGTAGGTAGTGGTGCAACAGCATTCGTTTGTGAGGCTAGGTCCCCGGGCGGAACCCGTACACCAGACCCTCGCTCAACGTGA
- a CDS encoding enoyl-CoA hydratase: MTEPEFVSVRTAPEHPGIGTIALSRPPTNALTRQMYRELALAAAEANARADIRVVIVYGGHEIFCTGDDLAELSELTPDEMSRSAGDRQAALTAVAELAKPTIAAITGYALGSGLELALAADWRIAGDNAKVGSPEILAGMIPGGGGTVRLARVVGLSRAKEMVFSGRLVAAKEALRMGLLDQMVAPDDVYTEAAAWARRFVDGPPLALAAAKAAIDHGFDSPLAGGLDRERELFCQVFATQDRADGVAAQLEIGPGTARFRGA, from the coding sequence ATGACCGAACCCGAATTCGTCTCGGTACGTACCGCGCCCGAGCATCCCGGCATTGGCACCATCGCGCTGTCGCGTCCGCCCACCAACGCCCTCACCCGCCAGATGTACCGCGAGCTGGCCCTCGCCGCCGCCGAGGCAAACGCGCGCGCGGACATCCGCGTCGTCATCGTCTACGGCGGGCACGAAATCTTTTGCACTGGTGATGATTTGGCTGAACTATCGGAGTTGACCCCTGATGAGATGTCGCGCAGCGCCGGTGACCGCCAGGCCGCGCTGACCGCGGTGGCAGAGCTGGCCAAACCCACGATCGCCGCGATCACGGGATACGCGTTGGGCAGTGGTCTGGAGTTGGCGCTGGCTGCCGATTGGCGGATCGCGGGGGACAACGCCAAGGTGGGTTCGCCAGAGATCCTGGCGGGCATGATCCCGGGCGGTGGCGGGACGGTGCGTCTGGCGCGCGTTGTGGGTTTGAGTCGGGCCAAGGAAATGGTGTTCAGCGGCCGACTGGTCGCCGCCAAGGAGGCCCTGCGGATGGGGCTTCTGGATCAGATGGTGGCACCCGACGATGTCTACACCGAGGCCGCGGCCTGGGCCCGGCGCTTTGTCGACGGGCCACCCCTGGCGCTCGCCGCCGCCAAGGCCGCAATCGACCACGGCTTCGACAGTCCGCTGGCCGGGGGACTGGACAGGGAACGCGAGCTGTTTTGCCAGGTGTTCGCGACACAGGATCGTGCGGACGGGGTGGCCGCTCAGCTGGAGATCGGCCCGGGGACGGCCCGGTTCAGGGGAGCCTAA
- a CDS encoding helix-turn-helix transcriptional regulator, producing MTNDLDPDPYLDTVHNIGLANHRLISQLDAEASRIQQRAAHGEDRSWVWDDLKAWRRRVDAFQSQLRRDTTALGRLIDANRRIQGSDSVEDSRTSKLDSSADSNRSTLYPFKDPRAQEEFVARLNRVFAVLHTPGRGPYSNSEFLVFMRTGGTVVSAPYLSQLRNGQRGRPSLQALESIAHAFRIDVRYFTDSGYADELDADLTTLELAQDPAVIELTSTLIDLPEALCEQFLIDAESFDQRNQAGTS from the coding sequence ATGACAAACGATCTTGATCCGGATCCCTACCTGGACACGGTGCACAATATCGGGCTTGCTAACCATCGACTCATCTCTCAGCTCGATGCCGAAGCGAGTCGAATCCAGCAACGCGCAGCTCATGGCGAGGATCGTTCATGGGTATGGGATGACCTCAAGGCGTGGCGTCGCCGGGTCGACGCCTTCCAGTCTCAGCTGCGCCGTGACACGACGGCACTCGGACGCTTGATCGACGCCAACCGGCGAATCCAAGGATCAGATAGTGTGGAAGATAGTCGCACATCAAAACTTGATTCCTCGGCCGATAGCAACCGCAGCACCCTCTACCCGTTCAAAGATCCCCGAGCGCAAGAGGAATTCGTCGCCAGACTTAACCGAGTGTTCGCGGTGCTGCACACGCCCGGCCGCGGGCCGTATTCCAACAGCGAATTCCTAGTGTTCATGCGGACCGGGGGTACCGTAGTCTCCGCACCTTATCTGTCACAGTTGCGGAACGGGCAGCGCGGACGGCCTTCCCTGCAGGCACTGGAGAGTATCGCCCATGCCTTTCGCATCGATGTCCGTTACTTCACCGATAGTGGCTACGCGGACGAGTTGGACGCGGATTTGACCACACTCGAGCTCGCCCAGGACCCAGCGGTCATCGAGCTGACATCCACACTGATCGACCTTCCGGAAGCCCTTTGCGAGCAGTTCCTGATCGACGCCGAGTCGTTCGACCAACGCAATCAGGCCGGGACGTCCTGA
- a CDS encoding NUDIX hydrolase — protein MTPTPSDPAQPKPAATVVLIRDGAVGVEAFLMRRDNAMAFAGGMTVFPGGGVDSRDLRADLPWVGPDVDWWAQRFGVSPELASALVCAAARETFEECGVLFAGTSEAEIVGDAAVYRQARHDLSDKTLSFGEFLQREGLFLRADLLRPWANWITPEAEPRRYDTFFFVAALPSGQDADGDNTEAVASGWQTPEAAISAFTERRSFLLPPTWSQLDAVSSSGATVSEVLASARQIAPIMPILTEQDGRWFVQFDDVDRYEAARQGAVEIPEVAGPELS, from the coding sequence ATGACACCTACCCCCAGCGATCCAGCGCAGCCGAAACCCGCGGCCACCGTCGTACTCATCCGCGACGGCGCTGTCGGCGTCGAGGCGTTTCTGATGCGCCGCGATAACGCCATGGCCTTTGCCGGCGGGATGACGGTGTTTCCGGGTGGCGGCGTGGACTCCCGCGACCTGCGCGCCGACCTGCCATGGGTGGGCCCGGATGTCGACTGGTGGGCGCAGCGGTTCGGTGTGTCGCCCGAGCTGGCGTCGGCATTGGTGTGTGCCGCCGCTCGCGAGACCTTCGAAGAGTGTGGAGTGCTGTTCGCGGGCACCTCGGAGGCCGAGATCGTGGGGGACGCGGCCGTTTATCGTCAGGCACGTCACGACCTCTCCGACAAGACGCTGTCCTTCGGAGAGTTCCTGCAGCGTGAGGGGCTTTTTCTGCGGGCAGACCTGCTACGACCGTGGGCCAACTGGATCACACCGGAGGCAGAGCCGCGTCGGTACGACACGTTCTTCTTCGTCGCGGCGTTGCCGTCGGGGCAGGACGCCGACGGCGATAACACGGAGGCCGTCGCCTCGGGTTGGCAGACTCCCGAGGCCGCGATATCGGCCTTTACCGAGCGACGCAGCTTCCTGCTTCCTCCCACCTGGTCGCAGCTCGACGCCGTGTCCTCGTCCGGAGCGACGGTCTCGGAGGTGCTGGCATCGGCGCGACAGATCGCTCCGATCATGCCGATCCTGACGGAGCAGGACGGTCGATGGTTCGTCCAATTCGACGATGTGGACCGCTACGAGGCCGCCCGGCAGGGCGCCGTGGAGATCCCCGAGGTGGCCGGGCCGGAGCTGTCATGA
- a CDS encoding YczE/YyaS/YitT family protein, translated as MTGKWIGWSARGTALLVGLYLYGFSMALMVRAGLGLDPWDVFHQGLSMRTGMSIGLASAVTGVVVLLAWIPLRNRPGVGTIANIVVIAVAVDSTLAWLPAPSAMAARVGFLVGGVLLNAIATVLYVGAGLGPGPRDGLTTGLVHRTGRSVRLIRTTIEVIVVATGWLLGGNVGVGTLLYALGIGPLIQVVLWLMPRRLLAVSGWGAVLSTQRDNSASVVAAESPQDVPA; from the coding sequence GTGACCGGGAAATGGATTGGTTGGAGTGCGCGCGGCACTGCCCTGCTGGTGGGTCTGTACCTGTACGGGTTCTCGATGGCGCTCATGGTGCGCGCGGGGCTCGGATTGGACCCGTGGGACGTGTTCCATCAAGGGCTCTCCATGCGTACCGGGATGAGCATCGGACTGGCCTCGGCGGTGACCGGTGTCGTCGTACTTCTCGCGTGGATTCCCTTGCGTAACAGGCCGGGTGTGGGGACGATCGCGAACATCGTCGTCATCGCCGTTGCCGTCGATTCCACGCTGGCCTGGCTGCCCGCGCCGTCGGCGATGGCCGCGCGGGTGGGGTTTTTGGTCGGCGGCGTATTGCTGAACGCGATTGCGACGGTGCTGTACGTCGGCGCGGGGCTGGGGCCGGGTCCTCGTGATGGACTGACAACTGGACTGGTGCATCGCACCGGCCGATCGGTGCGGCTGATCAGGACCACCATCGAGGTCATCGTGGTGGCGACGGGTTGGCTGCTCGGCGGGAACGTGGGCGTGGGGACCCTGCTCTACGCGCTGGGGATCGGACCCCTCATTCAGGTGGTGCTATGGCTGATGCCCCGGCGACTGCTGGCCGTCAGTGGCTGGGGTGCGGTGTTGAGCACGCAGCGCGACAACTCCGCGTCTGTCGTGGCGGCGGAATCACCTCAGGACGTCCCGGCCTGA
- a CDS encoding ABC transporter ATP-binding protein, which translates to MRHDGPVAEIDPDLLLDFRDVLLRRNRKVLVGPVTWSVELDERWVVVGPNGAGKTSLLRIAAAMEHPTSGHAAILGERLGRVDVSELKARIGLSSAALAQRIPDNEVVRDLVVSAGYAVLGRWREEYEEIDTARAVDMLETLGAEHLADRTYGTLSEGERKRVLIARALMTDPELLLLDEPAAGLDLGGREELVARLGELAADPDAPAMVLVTHHVEEIPPGFSHALLLSEGEVVAQGLLADVMTSENLSRAFGQSIVVEMIDGRYFARRARARAAHRAQ; encoded by the coding sequence ATGCGGCACGATGGCCCCGTGGCCGAAATTGATCCGGACCTTCTGCTCGATTTCCGCGATGTCCTCTTGCGCCGCAATCGCAAGGTGTTGGTGGGCCCGGTCACCTGGTCGGTCGAGCTCGACGAGCGGTGGGTGGTCGTCGGTCCCAACGGAGCCGGGAAGACGTCATTGCTGCGGATCGCGGCCGCCATGGAGCACCCCACCTCGGGTCACGCGGCCATCCTGGGCGAGCGGTTGGGCCGTGTCGATGTCTCGGAGCTCAAGGCACGGATCGGCCTGAGTTCGGCCGCGCTGGCGCAGCGGATACCGGATAACGAAGTGGTCCGTGATCTGGTGGTTTCCGCCGGATACGCGGTGCTGGGGCGGTGGCGCGAGGAGTACGAGGAGATCGATACCGCGCGCGCGGTGGACATGCTGGAGACCCTTGGCGCCGAGCATCTGGCCGATCGCACGTACGGGACGCTATCCGAGGGTGAGCGCAAACGGGTGCTCATCGCTCGTGCACTGATGACCGATCCCGAGCTGCTGCTCCTCGACGAGCCGGCCGCCGGGCTGGATCTGGGCGGGCGTGAGGAACTTGTGGCGCGGCTGGGTGAGCTTGCCGCCGATCCGGATGCGCCCGCGATGGTTTTGGTGACCCACCACGTCGAGGAGATCCCGCCCGGTTTCAGCCACGCCTTGTTGCTGTCCGAGGGAGAGGTTGTCGCTCAGGGCCTGCTGGCGGACGTGATGACCAGCGAGAACCTGTCCCGCGCGTTCGGCCAGTCGATCGTGGTTGAGATGATCGACGGGCGCTACTTCGCGCGACGTGCCCGGGCCCGGGCAGCCCACCGGGCGCAGTAG